The Colius striatus isolate bColStr4 chromosome 23, bColStr4.1.hap1, whole genome shotgun sequence genome segment TTTTCCCACATGTTGGGGCTGGGACTCCCCTTCTTCACCAGAGCATTGAGCCTCAGCCTTGAGAGAACACAGCAGGCTTTTCTGTGATTTGTGATTGGAAGTAATGCAGAGAGACAAGAAATGCCAAGGAATTCATCAGGATTCACAGAGCTGATCAGGGGTCACACAGGCTCGCATCAGTCTTCCAGTGAGCTAGGCTGAACTATAATATTTGGCACATTCTCTGTGCAACTGTTTATTTATGGGACTTTTTTCTTGCTGCTCTGTTCCAATCCCTCCCTGACCAAATGATCCTCTGCCCAATGTGCTTGACTCTGCATGGGGAGTAGAGCCCCTGATCCATATGGTAAAGACCCTGAATTCTCTCAGGAATATTCCTTTCTGTTTGTGCTGGGAACCATACTGGCTTTgaattgtaaatatttatgtgcCAGTAAACAAAGCATTGATTGTGTGAGAAGCATAGCCGGGACAAGGGTGGAGTGTGGGCTGGCAAGTGTGACAATGGGCAGGAAACAAAAgactggggaggaaaaaaacccctgcttGGTTCCCTGATAAAATCCGGTTGTGCTACGTGCccacagggagcagagagaggtgGCACTGGAGGGACTGGCATGTCCTGTTCCTCCAATCCTGGCTCTTGATTCAGGAGTGAGGGTGAGCAGCTGGCATTGCTGCCcccgtccccccccccccaacttcCCTGGGAGTAGGAATAGGCAGCTGATGTTGCTAGCCAAGAAATGGGATTTAATTGATTTTCTCCCTTGTGCTCAATATTTAAGAGCCTCTAGTTCATGAGAGTTTGAAATGGCAGGGACCTGATATATGTCTATCCCATAAGGTGCTAAAACCATGGCAGCTAtttatgttcctgtgtgattcCTGCTCGAGTGTCCTGCTGGGAAGACTTTCAGATACACTCAGAAAACAGTTTTCCAAAGAGCTTATTCATTAACCGAATACAGATTGGTATTCACTATTCAGCAGCACTTACAGCTCTTTGGTGAAAGATTCTGTCAGCATGCAGAATCTGACCTGTCAGCCTTCAAGTCTTCTGGGGCTAGGCTGGGGTATTAATGCAAATAggacttttttttgtcttagcCATAGAGTTCAAACAGAAATCAGGTAGAAAGCTGAAACATGACTCTTTCTAAGGTGTCCAGTTGTACACAACATCCTGGCACATAACAAGTGTCTGGAGTCCTGGAAGTCAGAGACAGAAAGGTCGGTGTAAAAATCAGCAGCTAGAGAAAACCAATTTGGGCAACAGTTCTGAACATGTCCAGGGTAGAACAGAATTAGGCTTCCCTGAACATCTTGCTCCTAAAGTCTCTTGTAGGTATGTGGTTAGGAGAATAGCTTCTTTCAACATGAGAGTTTCAGTCTCATTCCAGAAGAGAAGCCTTGCAATATAAACCTGGTTCAGTCCCTGCTTTAGACTTCGAACCTGTTACTGTAGTGAAGGCTGCCTTTGGACTGGAGCCTGAAACAGATTTCACTCCCTGAAAGTCTGAGTTGTCCTTGTCTGGTGTTTTTCTGTGGGCAAGAGTGTTGGCTGACAGCTCTCTCTGGGAGAGCTTTTTCAGGGAGTAAAAGTTCTTGTTCATTCCTGAAAAGTTCTGTTCATTTTTGAGGTGAATAAGTCAGCAGAAATGGAGAAGAGAATTGTTTAGAGACTGTTCCTGTGAATGACTGTtaggcagagctgcagtgagcctgttttcctttgaaaccCCTCAAGAggagggttgttttttcttcaccttCCCAGGCTTTGTTGCTCAATGGGTCTTTACCAGAGGATGAGCAGGAAGGGTCCTTTGAGCTTTGTGAACGTGGAGCCTGCCCTGAAGAGCAGCTGGTGAGCACATTGCTGTACCTACATTTCTCTGCCCAAGCTACCCTTTGCACTGTTCTGCCACGGGCAGGTGCCTTGCACAATAACATCCATGGTATTTTACATTCAGATTATAATCCGGAGTCGCCTGGACCAGAGTGTGGAAGAAAATCAAGACCTAAAGGTTAGAGGGGGACAGATGAAGAGGAAAGAGGTTTTGGGTCAAGAAATCTTTGCAGATGCTGTCCTAGTTAATGTTGGGGTGggtggagagggaaggaagcagGGGCGATGAGGCAGGGACAGGGGGGTGGCCAATACAATGTATGACATGGGGGATATATTATGTTCGGGCTCCAGTTCTGTTCCtatcttctcctgctccagaggACAGATAGGGGGAGACTAAGCAATCTTTTTCTCTCATGGCTTTGACAGCAGAGGCTTATGGAACTGCTGAACTCGTCATATTTGTAACCCCTTAAAATGGCCCAGGGCCTAACATGCTCTTTGATCTGTGAGCAAAGGTGGGATGTGCTTTCTTCTGAAGCAGGTGTCTGGGGACAGAGAAGACCAACTATGGTTGATCCTGAAGAGGTGACAAGATGCCATTTAATCAAATTGTGTTGCATTTACAGAAGGAGCTATTGAAATACAAACAAGAAGCTCGAAACCTCCAGGGCATAAAGGTAAGGGAAGGGACATTTGATCAAACGAATTAGTAAAGCTTTGAGTCTGCTGCCGCCCACGAGGAAGTCAACAGCAGCCATACACCTCTGAGGAACCTCAGGTTGTGGAGGGAGTTGTATTAGGGAAACTGGAGGTGAGGGATTCTTTGGTCTGTTTCTTGCTCTGTACAGAGACTGTAGTTAAGGCAGGCACAAGGAGTTAGGTCTTCTGAAAATAAGAGGTCTAGGATACCTGCTTCATTCTGTGCCAttttcccccacccccaccatcCCCTGTCTTGTGGTACACATGGTAGATTTGGCCCACTGAACTCATTctcaaaagcagaggaaaaagagcacAGGGGTATCTTTGTCCTCTTCAGCTGCAggtttttttcacagcttttgTTCCTGTTTGCTCAGGTTTTCCCTCTGGAGTTCTGAACTCTAACCTAGTCCTGAGCAGAGGTATTTTTGGAGCTGCATGTTAGGCTTCTGTGAGGGAAGCAAACAGCAGTAGCTGTCACAGGTGGAGCACTAGTCTTCTGGGTAACGCTGAGTGAAAGGTGCAGAATTAGTCCTGACTTTGCCTTCTTCAGAGAGGATTTAATCGCACAATTAGGTCACAAGGAGCCTTGGCGGACGTTGGCCTCTTTCTGCCCTCTGGATACTGCACTTGCATGGCTGGAGACGTGAGCTGTAGGCCACTGAAAGCACCCTCCCAGAGATTGCTGGTTTTTTCCCTAAAAGCAAATTGTCAGACCACTCTGGAACAGGAAGTTCCAGGACGTTAGAAGAACAGAAATCCCTCTGTCTCAGATAGCTAGGATGTTGCCAGGGAAATCacttgtggggaaaaagaaaaaggcaggagGGCAGAtgtctctctgcctcctgtaCTCTTGGGCCCTTGGCAACACTTAAGCCCTGTGAGCAGTCTGCCTGTGTTCTATTATGGTTACTGGTCTATGTCACTCACTTCCCAGGGAAGGGTCTCTGCCTGTCTTTCACCTTCCTACAGATaacatcttttccttttcctaggATGCTTTACAGCAAAGGCTGATCCAACAGGATGCTTCAGTTCTTCAGCTAAAGCAGGAACTGCTGAGAGCAAACATGGACAAGGAGGAATTGCACAACCAGAACGTGAGTCACTGTACTGCAGAGGGTTGGATTTTTTCAGAAGGAGGTTGGTGGCCCTGagggctccagcagccccagggtggAGCTGCTTGCAGTGTAGTTCTTGGGGTCGTGGGATAGTGACCAACCACCAGCCAAAGGTCTCTGTGTAGTAAAGCAGTCTACTAGCCAGCTGTGAGACTTGCTGGAGTTTCTTGTACTTTGCTCCCATTTCCTGCCCTCAAAGACATTCAGCTGAAACAGAGAGGAACTTCCCATGATGTTTTCAGCATAGTTGCATCCTTCCTTCCTGGCTCTGTTCCCTGAGTTAGCAAGTGTCACTTTGACAGGTGGAGCTGCCTGGAGAGAGACGGGAGAGGAAAGAACTGTCCTGTCCAAAAGGTTGCCATCCTTAGACACCAGCTCCTTTGAACACTGCAGATATTTGGTCCCAGGTCACCCTTTAGCACAAGGGGCAAGAGGCTGTCACTAACTTTTTAGGAGTACTTCTCACCTCTGTTATTTCTGCAGGTTGATCTTCAGAGGAAGGTTGAAGAGAGAAACCGGCTACTGGCAGAATACAAAGTAATGGAACTTCTCTTCACTGGAGGCTTTTCTGGGGGCAGCATCTGGTGGTTATTCAGTTTTGTGAATGTGACTGCTGTCTCCCTGCATTGTCATCTCTGGGAATGGCACCGTGGATAGTGCCTAAGTTGCACCAGGCATGGGTGTTTGTAGTGAGATGGAAGAATCCGATGTTctttcttgtgggtttttttcctgtgatggCTCTCTGAGTATCCAACACTTGTGCAGAAGCCTCTCAGGGTAGGTTGGGTCATCTGGTTGTTCAGTGATCCCTCAGGAATCTGTTTTCTCTGGGGCAGTTGTCTGGCCTCAGTGGTGAATCTTTGCTGGGCAATGTGACTCCAGGCAACAACCTGACTCAATTCTCAAGTCAGTCTCAATTCTAACATCAGCCAGAAGTACACACAATGTGTAGGTCAGCCTGTAGAGGAACCTGATCCTGACAGACAATATAACCTTCCCTGCCATGAGAAGATGACTGTGAGCCTCACTCTCCTGTTGATTCTCTTGATCACTGTGTTGCAGAAAGAACTGTGCCAGAAGGATCGGCATTTACAGCAGCATCAGACCAAACTGGATGAAATGCTTAGGCAGCTTTCTGAGGCCACTTACCAACAGGTATGAAGGTGGGCTACACTGATGCCTTGAAAGCGAGCACTTACCTTGGTGGCTCAGTTTGTGCTGACTCTTCTACTCCCCTCACAGGTAGATTTGGAGAGGGAACTGGAGCACAAAGAGGCCCTGCTAGCTCACTGCATGAAGAGAGAAGATGAAGAGGTATGGGAAACCTTGGTCTAAACATCAGACTGTTGGAGTGATGTTTCTGTCCAGCTACCTCTAGCTGCTGATCTCTAGAACTCATTCACTTCATCCCAGAGAGGCCTGACTCTGCAATCTCATTGTCAGTGCCTTAACCAAGGCAGCCAGACTCCACAAAGCTCTAACTTAGCTTAGGACCCCCTGCATGCTCCTTACTTGAGTGTATTTACCTGGTAGAAGGTGGGAGTTACGTCACTGTTATGGAGTTTTTATGCCCTCTCACCATTTTGAAGTTAACAAATTGAGATCTTTGGGGAGGTCCTAACAGTTTCTTAGTGGCACATGCATCTGTCTTTGAACAGGTGATGGCTTACAGTGGTCACAGTGCTCAGAGCAATGGCTTCCTCCAGACAGCAGGAAAAGGAGCTGCTCCCACAGCTCACAGAGAGGTAGGTGCACCTAGGGGTTCATTTCCCAGCCAGGTACAGGTGAGGACTCCAGATATCCTGAAAGCTATTATTTTGTTAAGAGCTAGTTCCCCTCTCTCTGACCTGTGACTTTAAATAGGAAGAAAGCTGCCTGGAGTTAGTCTGACTGACTTCTGCTCTCTTGGGCAGACAAATGACCTGCAGCTGGTTCGTGATGCCCTTCGCAGCCTGAGGAATAGCTTTAGTGGCCATGACCCACAGCACCACACCATTGacagcctggagcagggcaTCTCCAGCCTCATGGAACGGCTCTACCGCATGGAGACACAGAAGCGGCAAGAGAGAAGGGTAAAGGCTTCTTTGGGCACTtggctcttctcctcctcccattGCAACCCAGAGCAGCACTGAGAGCTCCAACTGGGAGGTGATACTGTGTTCTCACCCTTTTGGGTTTGCACCCTGACAGACAATATAACCTTCCCTGTCTAGATCCGTGGGAAATCACCGGCAAGCAGAGCAACACCTGAGTGTAGAGACTCCTGGCCTACCAAATCCAGTAAGTGCCTTTTCAGTTCCTGCCCTCCCACTGCAAAATCCATTGCTAACGTTTCCTGAGCAGAGTCCAGGGCATAAGCATCCCTTTGGGAAGCTTCTCTAGCTTCTTGTTTCCTTTACCAGAGCTCACTTTCCTCCCTTCAGTGATTTGCTGTTGAAACTTCACTGCAAAGGGGACGGAGACAACCTACAGGTGCTTGTTTGTAAAGCACCATCACAGTGGGGGTCTG includes the following:
- the DIXDC1 gene encoding dixin isoform X4, yielding MGGKQVKCLTSPSPIHSAKSESTVAPSEEKERLVIIHTEETETKPEETESHFQTEWHARNRGLYLENSWEEQLLEQQDHLEKEMEEAKKMISGLQALLLNGSLPEDEQEGSFELCERGACPEEQLIIIRSRLDQSVEENQDLKKELLKYKQEARNLQGIKDALQQRLIQQDASVLQLKQELLRANMDKEELHNQNVDLQRKVEERNRLLAEYKKELCQKDRHLQQHQTKLDEMLRQLSEATYQQVDLERELEHKEALLAHCMKREDEEVMAYSGHSAQSNGFLQTAGKGAAPTAHRETNDLQLVRDALRSLRNSFSGHDPQHHTIDSLEQGISSLMERLYRMETQKRQERRIRGKSPASRATPECRDSWPTKSKLPHSHSTPVMSTSACTKVLYFTDRSLTPFMVNIPKRLGEVTLKDFKVAIDREGTHRYHFKALDPEFGTVKEEIFHDDDIIPGWEGKIVAWVEEDHGEN